A single genomic interval of Gossypium raimondii isolate GPD5lz chromosome 11, ASM2569854v1, whole genome shotgun sequence harbors:
- the LOC105802927 gene encoding putative pentatricopeptide repeat-containing protein At1g02420, translating into MIIRVPLPQLSVSRYVSPFSFLPYKFFCSDPNPPLNNDVDTVYRVITSSTSSKHLTQSLKSTGIFLSNDLIDKVLKRVRFSHGNPLQAFEFFNYTGNRKGFYHTAFSLDTMLYVLGRSRRFDKIWEVLIDIKRKDPSLITPRTMQVVLARIAKVCSVRETVVNFWKFKKLVSEFDISCFNALLRTLCQEKSMKDARNVYHSLKHDFRPNLQTFNILLSGWKSSEEAEGFFEEMKELGVKPDVVSYNCLVDVYCKGREMDKAYRVVEKMRDEELWPDVITYTSIIGGLGLVGQPDKARDVLKEMKEHGCYPDVAAYNAAIRNYTIAKRLGDAYSLMDEMDRKGLSPNATTYNLFFRVFYWLNDLSCSWSLYQRMMYSGCLPNTQSCMFLIRLFRKHEQVEMALQLWKDMVEKGFGSYTLVSDVLFDLLCDMGKLVEAEKCFLEMIEKGHKPSNVSFKRIKVLMELANKHEAIKNLIEKMSVFGSSIQLSGGSQNHTETLDLDSLTVNHVRTN; encoded by the coding sequence ATGATAATTCGAGTCCCTCTCCCTCAGCTATCTGTTTCAAGGTACGTTTCACCATTCTCGTTTCTTCCCTATAAATTCTTCTGTTCTGATCCCAACCCTCCCCTAAACAACGACGTCGATACCGTCTATCGCGTAATAACTTCCTCCACCTCTTCAAAACACTTGACCCAATCCTTAAAATCAACTGGGATTTTTCTCTCTAATGATTTAATCGATAAAGTGCTAAAAAGGGTCAGGTTTAGCCATGGGAATCCTTTGCAAGCTTTTGAGTTCTTTAACTATACTGGCAATAGAAAAGGGTTTTATCACACCGCATTTTCTTTGGATACTATGCTTTATGTTCTGGGTAGGAGCCGCagatttgataaaatttggGAGGTTTTAATTGATATTAAGAGAAAAGATCCGTCTTTGATAACCCCTAGAACTATGCAAGTCGTTTTAGCTAGAATTGCAAAGGTTTGTTCTGTTAGAGAGACGGTAGTGAATTTCTGGAAGTTTAAGAAGCTTGTTTCTGAATTCGATATATCTTGTTTTAATGCATTATTAAGGACATTGTGCCAAGAGAAAAGTATGAAGGATGCTAGGAATGTTTATCATAGTTTAAAGCATGATTTTAGGCCAAATTTGCAGACTTTTAATATACTTTTGTCTGGGTGGAAGTCCTCAGAGGAAGCCGAGGGTTTCTTCGAGGAAATGAAGGAATTGGGTGTTAAACCAGATGTTGTTTCATATAATTGTTTGGTTGATGTGTATTGCAAGGGTAGAGAAATGGATAAAGCGTACAGGGTGGTTGAAAAGATGAGAGATGAGGAACTTTGGCCTGATGTGATCACATATACGAGCATTATTGGGGGCTTAGGATTGGTTGGTCAGCCCGACAAAGCTAGAGATGTTTTGAAGGAAATGAAGGAGCACGGATGTTACCCAGATGTTGCAGCCTATAATGCTGCGATTAGAAATTATACCATTGCGAAGAGGCTGGGTGATGCTTATAGTTTGATGGATGAAATGGATAGAAAGGGTTTAAGTCCCAATGCAACAACTTACAATCTGTTCTTTAGGGTCTTTTATTGGTTGAACGATTTGAGTTGCTCATGGAGTTTGTATCAGAGGATGATGTATTCTGGGTGCCTGCCTAATACACAATCTTGTATGTTTCTGATTAGGTTGTTTAGAAAGCACGAACAAGTGGAGATGGCACTGCAGTTGTGGAAGGACATGGTGGAGAAGGGTTTTGGGTCTTATACTTTGGTATCTGATGTGTTGTTTGATCTGCTTTGTGATATGGGGAAGCTGGTAGAAGCGGAGAAGTGCTTCCTGGAGATGATAGAAAAGGGTCATAAGCCTAGCAATGTTTCTTTCAAGAGGATCAAGGTGCTCATGGAATTGGCAAACAAGCATGAGGCTATTAAGAACTTGATAGAAAAGATGTCTGTTTTTGGGTCTTCAATCCAACTCTCTGGAGGTTCTCAGAATCATACAGAAACATTAGATTTAGACTCACTTACTGTTAATCATGTCAGAACTAACTAA
- the LOC105802937 gene encoding pectinesterase inhibitor 5-like has protein sequence MASFFSCTATIFLTIGCNAYGALIEGICKQSQDYKYCMSVVGNDPRAAAADLHRLALLSIQVMAIQIQDTLHQISRIHPNLKDPLAMRIRLRRGLYKFAEQLQLLIDCHNGFRRNGPIATSPIDADDMKVFKLSEIFLLAVDRLIP, from the exons atgGCTTCCTTCTTCTCTTGTACGGCCACAATATTCCTAACCATTGGCTGCAATGCTTATGGTGCCTTAATTGAAGGTATCTGCAAACAGTCCCAAGACTACAAATATTGCATGTCAGTTGTGGGCAATGACCCTCGCGCAGCCGCAGCAGACTTGCATCGCCTTGCTTTGCTTTCTATTCAAGTTATGGCGATTCAAATTCAGGACACCCTCCATCAAATCTCCAGAATTCATCCCAACTTGAAAGACCCACTCGCAATGCGAATCCGATTACGACGAGGCTTATACAAATTTGCAGAGCAGCTTCAGCTCC TCATTGATTGTCATAATGGATTTCGGAGGAATGGTCCTATTGCCACATCACCAATTGACGCGGATGATATGAAAGTCTTTAAATTATCAGAGATTTTCTTGTTAGCCGTTGACCGTCTTATTCCTTAG
- the LOC105802928 gene encoding GDSL esterase/lipase At1g09390-like, translating to MIVVKENASKLDMGVVKGGRYLLVPFFTLYMILFLYLPLLPHSVHCQCTKTPIIFNFGDSNSDTGGYADGVGLNFAPPNGRTYFHQPARRLSDGRLMIDFLCESLNTDYLTPYLNSLEPNFTNGVNFAIIGSATLPRYVPFSLFVQVSQFLRFRYRSPALMLNGYKDLVGDEDFENALYTIDIGQNDLAASFDNLTYSQVIERIPSFITEIKNAIWNIYEKGGKKFWVHNTGPLGCLPQKLALLARNATELDEHGCLQPLNNAAKTFNAQLRVLCEQLRRELINVTIVYVDIYSIKYDLIANASNYGFESPLMACCGNGGPPYNYNANINCGRTGYTVCHEGSKFISWDGVHYTEAANAIFASKILSTHYSTPQLSFNFFCNNM from the exons ATGATTGTAGTAAAAGAAAACGCAAGCAAGCTAGATATGGGAGTCGTAAAGGGAGGACGTTATCTTCTGGTTCCCTTTTTCACACTTTATATGATTCTTTTCCTCTATCTCCCGCTACTTCCCCATTCAGTCCACTGCCAGTGTACCAAAACCCCTATTATCTTCAACTTTGGCGACTCTAACTCTGACACCGGTGGCTATGCAGATGGTGTAGGACTCAACTTTGCACCTCCCAACGGCCGTACCTATTTCCATCAACCAGCTCGTCGTTTATCTGATGGCCGATTGATGATTGATTTCCTCT GTGAAAGCTTGAATACTGATTATTTGACTCCATATCTGAATTCTTTGGAACCAAATTTTACAAACGGCGTCAACTTTGCAATTATTGGGTCAGCCACTCTGCCTAGATATGTACCTTTTAGTTTGTTCGTCCAAGTTTCTCAGTTTCTTCGATTCCGCTATCGCTCCCCGGCACTCATGTTGAACG GCTACAAAGATTTGGTTGGTGACGAGGACTTCGAAAATGCACTTTATACAATTGATATTGGACAGAATGATTTAGCTGCATCATTTGATAACCTTACCTATTCACAAGTCATTGAGAGAATCCCTTCTTTCATCACTGAAATCAAAAATGCTATTTGG AATATATATGAGAAGGGAGGGAAGAAATTCTGGGTACACAACACTGGCCCACTCGGATGTTTGCCCCAAAAACTTGCTTTGCTTGCCCGAAACGCCACTGAACTTGATGAGCATGGCTGCCTTCAACCTCTCAACAATGCTGCGAAAACATTTAACGCACAATTGCGTGTCTTATGTGAACAACTGAGACGTGAACTGATTAATGTCACCATTGTCTATGTCGACATATATTCCATCAAGTATGATCTCATTGCCAATGCCTCTAATTACG GCTTTGAAAGTCCACTAATGGCATGTTGTGGCAATGGGGGGCCACCATACAACTACAACGCCAACATCAATTGTGGCCGAACTGGTTACACTGTCTGCCATGAAGGATCCAAGTTCATAAGCTGGGATGGAGTTCACTACACGGAAGCGGCCAACGCCATTTTCGCTTCCAAAATTCTTTCTACTCATTACTCCACTCCTCAACTTAGCTTCAACTTCTTCTGTAACAATATGTGA
- the LOC105802936 gene encoding uncharacterized protein LOC105802936 produces the protein MAAGEGGEFVYRISTAEEWEALQKNGSAFGGDLDKSSGFIHFSSLHQVKPTLQNFFSNVKLDLYLLQIDAKKLGDGLIYEVVDGSNSFPHFYGPSRSFAPLPLDAVT, from the exons ATGGCTGCAGGTGAAGGGGGAGAATTCGTCTACAGAATTAGCACTGCTGAGGAATGGGAAGCATTGCAAAAGAATGGATCTGCTTTTGGCGGTGACTTAGACAAATCCTCTGGTTTCATTCACTTCAGCTCCCTTCATCAG GTGAAGCCGACACTGCAGAATTTTTTCTCCAACGTCAAGCTGGATTTGTACCTTCTTCAAATTGATGCTAAGAAG CTTGGAGATGGATTGATATATGAAGTTGTAGATGGTTCCAACAGCTTCCCGCACTTCTACGGCCCATCTCGAAGCTTTGCTCCTCTTCCATTAGATGCAGTTACATAA
- the LOC105802929 gene encoding galactinol synthase 1, translating into MAPPELVQPSDKTNVFAKQVTLRNRAYVTFLAGNGDYVKGVVGLAKGLRKVKSAYPLVVAVLPDVPEEHRRILENQGCIVREIEPVYPPENQTQFAMAYYVINYSKLRIWEFVEYSKMIYLDGDIQVYDNIDHLFDLPDGHFHAVMDCFCEKTWSHTPQYRIGYCQQCPDKVKWPAEMGNPPSLYFNAGMFVFEPSLVTYESLLKTLKITQPTPFAEQDFLNMFFKDIYKPIPLIYNLVLAMLWRHPENVELEKVKVVHYCAAGSKPWRYTGKEANMQREDIKMLVQKWWDIYNDESLDYRTSAAEGGTETVNLQPFLVALSEVGAVHFVAAPSAA; encoded by the exons ATGGCCCCCCCTGAATTGGTTCAACCCAGTGATAAAACAAACGTTTTCGCTAAACAAGTCACTTTGCGTAATCGTGCATATGTTACGTTCTTGGCCGGAAATGGGGACTACGTGAAAGGCGTTGTAGGGTTAGCCAAAGGGTTAAGGAAAGTGAAATCGGCGTACCCTTTAGTGGTTGCCGTTTTACCCGACGTGCCTGAGGAGCATAGGCGGATCCTGGAGAACCAGGGTTGTATCGTCCGAGAGATCGAACCCGTTTACCCGCCTGAGAACCAGACCCAGTTCGCCATGGCCTATTACGTCATCAATTACTCCAAGCTTCGTATTTGGGAG TTCGTGGAGTACAGTAAAATGATATACTTGGACGGCGACATTCAGGTATACGACAACATCGATCACCTGTTTGATCTGCCTGATGGGCATTTCCACGCAGTAATGGATTGCTTCTGTGAGAAAACATGGAGCCACACCCCGCAATACAGGATCGGTTACTGCCAACAATGCCCTGACAAGGTGAAGTGGCCCGCCGAGATGGGAAATCCCCCTTCACTTTACTTCAATGCTGGCATGTTCGTGTTTGAGCCCAGCCTTGTGACTTATGAATCTCTCTTGAAGACTCTCAAAATCACACAACCTACCCCATTTGCGGAGCAG GACTTTTTGAACATGTTCTTTAAGGACATTTACAAGCCGATTCCTTTAATTTACAACCTTGTTCTCGCCATGTTATGGCGTCATCCCGAGAATGTGGAGCTTGAAAAAGTGAAAGTTGTTCACTACTGTGCTGCG GGATCTAAGCCTTGGAGGTACACAGGGAAGGAGGCTAACATGCAAAGAGAAGACATTAAGATGCTTGTTCAGAAATGGTGGGACATTTACAACGACGAGTCACTTGATTACCGTACCAGCGCGGCTGAAGGAGGGACAGAGACCGTGAACCTGCAACCGTTCCTGGTGGCACTCTCTGAAGTTGGTGCAGTCCATTTCGTGGCCGCCCCGTCTGCGGCGTAA
- the LOC105802935 gene encoding ADP-ribosylation factor: protein MGLSFTKLFSRLFAKKEMRILMVGLDAAGKTTILYKLKLGEIVTTIPTIGFNVETVEYKNISFTVWDVGGQDKIRPLWRHYFQNTQGLIFVVDSNDRDRVVEARDELHRMLNEDELRDAVLLVFANKQDLPNAMNAAEITDKLGLHSLRQRHWYIQSTCATSGEGLYEGLDWLSNNIANKA, encoded by the exons ATGGGGTTGTCTTTCACAAAGCTATTCAGCCGGCTTTTCGCCAAGAAGGAGATGCGTATACTGATGGTTGGGCTTGATGCTGCTGGTAAAACCACCATTCTTTACAAGCTTAAGTTGGGAGAGATTGTCACTACCATTCCTACCATCG GTTTCAATGTTGAGACCGTGGAATACAAGAACATCAGCTTCACGGTTTGGGATGTTGGTGGCCAGGACAAG ATCCGACCATTGTGGAGACATTACTTCCAAAACACACAAGGACTTATTTTTGTGGTTGATAGCAACGATCGTGATCGTGTGGTTGAAGCTAGAGATGAGTTGCACAGGATGTTGAATGAG GATGAGTTGAGGGATGCTGTCCTGCTAGTATTTGCAAACAAGCAAGATCTTCCAAATGCTATGAATGCTGCTGAGATTACTGACAAGCTTGGCCTTCATTCTCTCCGCCAACGCCACTG GTACATCCAGAGCACATGTGCCACTTCTGGTGAAGGTCTGTATGAGGGACTGGACTGGCTTTCGAACAACATTGCAAACAAG GCATAG